A genomic stretch from Bacteroidota bacterium includes:
- a CDS encoding exo-alpha-sialidase, with amino-acid sequence MKVLFHFIVKTFLVAAAIIGCSSLTFAQWSVPINLSPGAVSAILNESMGSCIGVSNDTLHVIWADRFNSKTGAIYYTRSVDTGLTWSAPVSITSLTGNAYNPAIAVNGKNIHVVWRVIDTITQHRTSWYRHSPDGGNTWGAAIALDTSVADWPAVAVSGNIVYVVNDIVTSQTPYNTEIFFLKSTDNGITWSTHQQLTYATGRSEDEAISARGNKIHMSWNDNRTGQMQIYYKESSDYGVSWGPDVAIVPPFDYGTMVSVDGANVDVPCAGAASGHYQIYLVQSADSGVSWGPAVNLTNDPANTYYYPFLTRDGADLHLTYVKSGVGGQYLHSANGGISWSLPYNLGNSQITPFVAYTSCAVHIILPDSGRIKYFRNPTGNEGSHCNLTGISSNSETNLVKVYPNPFEGQATIEILGAENIEQAVLKIYNMLGGEILFSKFGNQRKLIVNSDKLGNGMYIYIVSEKDKVIARGTFIVK; translated from the coding sequence ATGAAAGTACTGTTTCATTTTATTGTAAAAACATTTTTGGTCGCAGCCGCGATTATTGGATGTTCTTCATTGACCTTCGCCCAATGGAGTGTGCCGATAAATCTTTCGCCCGGAGCGGTTTCAGCCATATTAAATGAGAGTATGGGCTCCTGTATCGGAGTAAGTAACGATACGCTGCATGTAATATGGGCTGACAGGTTCAATTCAAAAACCGGAGCAATCTACTATACGCGTTCAGTTGACACCGGTCTGACGTGGAGTGCGCCTGTTTCAATAACATCCTTAACAGGCAACGCATATAATCCTGCAATAGCTGTCAATGGTAAGAACATTCATGTTGTATGGCGTGTAATAGACACAATAACCCAGCACCGGACTTCATGGTACAGGCATTCACCTGACGGCGGAAATACGTGGGGAGCTGCTATTGCTCTTGATACATCCGTGGCCGATTGGCCTGCTGTTGCTGTTTCGGGAAATATTGTTTATGTTGTAAATGATATTGTAACTTCTCAAACTCCTTATAATACAGAAATATTTTTTCTTAAATCCACAGATAATGGTATTACATGGAGTACACACCAACAACTCACCTATGCCACAGGTAGGTCGGAAGATGAAGCGATTAGTGCCCGGGGTAACAAGATTCACATGTCGTGGAATGATAACAGAACCGGGCAGATGCAAATATATTACAAAGAGTCTTCTGATTACGGTGTAAGCTGGGGACCTGATGTGGCCATAGTGCCGCCTTTTGATTACGGTACCATGGTAAGTGTAGACGGCGCAAATGTTGATGTTCCCTGTGCCGGTGCGGCTTCGGGACATTATCAGATTTATCTTGTGCAGTCTGCCGATTCAGGTGTAAGCTGGGGCCCGGCCGTAAATCTTACGAACGACCCTGCCAATACATATTATTACCCTTTCCTGACAAGAGATGGTGCTGACCTGCATTTGACGTATGTAAAATCGGGCGTTGGAGGACAATACTTACATTCAGCCAATGGCGGAATCAGCTGGAGTCTTCCTTATAATTTGGGTAATAGCCAAATTACTCCTTTTGTTGCCTATACAAGTTGCGCAGTACATATAATACTTCCCGACTCCGGTCGGATAAAATATTTTCGCAATCCCACCGGAAATGAGGGCAGTCATTGCAACCTGACAGGAATATCTTCAAATTCTGAAACCAATCTTGTAAAAGTTTATCCGAATCCATTTGAAGGGCAAGCTACAATTGAAATTTTGGGTGCTGAAAATATTGAACAAGCCGTGCTAAAAATCTATAATATGTTAGGCGGGGAAATTTTATTTTCAAAATTCGGGAATCAAAGAAAACTCATCGTAAACAGTGATAAGCTAGGCAATGGTATGTATATTTATATTGTATCAGAGAAAGACAAAGTGATTGCAAGAGGAACGTTTATTGTGAAATAG